One window of Cellulomonas shaoxiangyii genomic DNA carries:
- a CDS encoding MFS transporter: protein MPTPGHRSAFWWLWTSSGLSNAADGVLKTALPLVALRYTDSPVVIAGIPLALTLPWLLVSLPAGALADRWDRRRTMLVANLVRAVAVLALVVVPATGIPSMWLLYGVAFALGTAEVFHDTCAQSILPQVVGRDELDRANGRLYAVEMTANQFVGPPLGGFLVAAGVAVAMGAPALLWGLAVGALLMVRGAFRAGPSGGAGAGAARTTSLWAEVGEGLRFLWRRPVLRTLALMVGVSNLAESAMMAVFVLWAVGPDSPLGLSEPGYGALMTSVAVGAVIGSLCAARVADRLGRTLALALCILVAAASHAVPALTTSVLVVAGVWALAGAGIAVWNVVTVSLRQRLTPDHLLGRLNSAYRLLAWGTMPVGALLGGLVAQRVGLVWVFAVATALDLVLLLCLPVLRERHLRAAEREAGTAPHPADEDGPAQAPRPAEGTVSATP, encoded by the coding sequence ATGCCGACGCCCGGGCACCGCTCCGCGTTCTGGTGGCTGTGGACCTCGTCGGGGCTGTCGAACGCCGCGGACGGCGTGCTCAAGACCGCCCTCCCGCTCGTGGCGCTGCGCTACACCGACTCCCCCGTCGTCATCGCCGGCATCCCGCTCGCGCTCACCCTGCCGTGGCTGCTCGTCTCCCTGCCCGCCGGGGCGCTCGCCGACCGGTGGGACCGGCGCCGGACCATGCTGGTCGCGAACCTCGTGCGGGCCGTCGCGGTCCTCGCGCTCGTCGTCGTGCCCGCCACGGGCATCCCGTCGATGTGGCTGCTGTACGGCGTCGCGTTCGCCCTCGGCACCGCCGAGGTGTTCCACGACACGTGCGCGCAGTCGATCCTGCCGCAGGTGGTCGGGCGCGACGAGCTGGACCGCGCGAACGGGCGGCTGTACGCCGTCGAGATGACCGCCAACCAGTTCGTCGGGCCCCCGCTCGGGGGATTCCTCGTGGCCGCGGGCGTCGCCGTCGCCATGGGCGCGCCCGCGCTGCTGTGGGGGCTCGCCGTCGGGGCGCTCCTGATGGTGCGCGGCGCCTTCCGTGCCGGGCCGTCGGGCGGCGCGGGGGCCGGCGCGGCGCGCACCACGAGCCTGTGGGCCGAGGTCGGCGAGGGCCTGCGCTTCCTCTGGCGGCGTCCCGTGCTGCGCACGCTCGCCCTCATGGTCGGCGTCTCCAACCTCGCCGAGTCCGCGATGATGGCTGTCTTCGTGCTGTGGGCCGTCGGCCCCGACTCGCCGCTGGGCCTGTCGGAGCCGGGGTACGGCGCCCTCATGACCTCCGTCGCCGTCGGGGCCGTGATCGGCTCCCTCTGCGCGGCCCGGGTGGCGGACCGCCTCGGCCGCACGCTCGCCCTGGCGCTGTGCATCCTCGTCGCCGCCGCGTCGCACGCCGTCCCGGCGCTGACCACGAGCGTCCTCGTCGTCGCGGGCGTGTGGGCGCTCGCCGGTGCCGGCATCGCCGTGTGGAACGTCGTCACGGTGTCGCTGCGCCAGCGGCTCACCCCCGACCACCTCCTCGGCCGGCTCAACAGCGCCTACCGGCTGCTCGCGTGGGGCACCATGCCCGTCGGCGCGCTGCTCGGCGGGCTGGTCGCGCAGCGCGTCGGGCTCGTGTGGGTGTTCGCCGTCGCCACGGCCCTCGACCTCGTGCTGCTGCTGTGCCTGCCGGTCCTGCGCGAGCGCCACCTGCGCGCGGCCGAGCGGGAGGCCGGCACGGCCCCCCACCCGGCCGACGAGGACGGCCCGGCGCAGGCGCCCCGGCCCGCCGAGGGGACCGTCAGCGCGACCCCGTGA
- a CDS encoding SDR family oxidoreductase codes for MTLQGKVALVTGAGSGIGRASALRLARDGATVVALGHHQDEADDVAAEIRGAGGTVLPVAADVGDAAAVRAVYARVEEELGRLDVVVANAGINGVWAPIEDLEPEEWQATLTTNLTGTFLTVKYAVPLLVRQGGAVVVISSMNGTRTFTTAGASAYSTSKAGQVAFARMMAVELGPRGVRVNSVCPGAIDTNILDSTEQRGTEDVGVPVEFPEGQIPLTGDESGSAAQVADVVSFLVSDAAGHVTGSEVFVDGGQSLII; via the coding sequence ATGACGCTGCAGGGCAAGGTCGCGCTGGTCACGGGCGCGGGGTCGGGGATCGGGCGGGCGAGCGCGTTGCGGCTCGCACGCGACGGGGCGACGGTCGTCGCGCTCGGGCACCACCAGGACGAGGCCGACGACGTCGCGGCGGAGATCCGGGGCGCCGGCGGGACGGTGCTGCCGGTGGCCGCCGACGTCGGCGACGCCGCCGCGGTGCGCGCGGTGTACGCGCGCGTCGAGGAGGAGCTCGGGCGGCTCGACGTCGTCGTCGCGAACGCCGGGATCAACGGCGTGTGGGCGCCGATCGAGGACCTCGAGCCCGAGGAGTGGCAGGCGACGCTGACCACGAACCTCACGGGCACGTTCCTCACGGTGAAGTACGCGGTGCCGCTGCTGGTGCGCCAGGGGGGTGCGGTCGTCGTGATCTCCTCGATGAACGGCACGCGCACGTTCACCACCGCAGGCGCGTCGGCGTACTCGACGAGCAAGGCCGGCCAGGTCGCGTTCGCGCGGATGATGGCCGTGGAGCTGGGCCCGCGCGGCGTGCGCGTCAACTCCGTGTGCCCGGGCGCCATCGACACGAACATCCTGGACAGCACCGAGCAGCGCGGCACCGAGGACGTCGGTGTGCCCGTGGAGTTCCCCGAGGGCCAGATCCCGCTGACGGGCGACGAGTCCGGCTCCGCCGCGCAGGTGGCTGACGTCGTCTCGTTCCTCGTCTCCGACGCGGCCGGCCACGTGACGGGCAGCGAGGTGTTCGTCGACGGCGGCCAGTCGCTGATCATCTGA
- a CDS encoding DUF2975 domain-containing protein, with the protein MVGWGRVAVLASRAVIVVVLGGTLVLQLYMLPSLLADVREEEGALELLRLPVLALTILMVACVQVALVCVWRLLTMVRRDTVFSPAAFRWLDVVTGAAVVECLLFLLLGALLAPGEAVPPGVVLMLGVVGAGFLGIALLVLLMRSLLAKAVALDTTATTLRAELDEVI; encoded by the coding sequence ATGGTCGGGTGGGGTCGGGTCGCCGTGCTGGCGTCGCGTGCGGTGATCGTGGTGGTGCTCGGCGGGACGCTGGTGCTGCAGCTGTACATGCTGCCGAGCCTGCTCGCCGACGTCCGGGAGGAGGAGGGTGCGCTCGAGCTGCTGCGCCTGCCGGTGCTGGCGCTCACCATCCTCATGGTGGCGTGCGTGCAGGTCGCGCTCGTCTGCGTCTGGCGGCTGCTCACGATGGTGCGCCGGGACACCGTGTTCTCGCCGGCGGCGTTCCGGTGGCTCGACGTCGTGACCGGTGCGGCCGTCGTCGAGTGCCTGCTGTTCCTGCTGTTGGGCGCGCTGTTGGCGCCGGGCGAGGCGGTGCCCCCGGGCGTCGTGCTCATGCTCGGCGTCGTCGGCGCCGGGTTCCTCGGCATCGCGCTGCTCGTGCTGCTCATGCGGTCGCTGCTCGCCAAGGCCGTCGCGCTCGACACCACCGCGACGACCCTGCGGGCCGAGCTCGACGAGGTGATCTGA
- a CDS encoding class I SAM-dependent methyltransferase: MTGGAPAADGDRGNHNAHYHRVVLDALPPGARTALDVGCGEGTLARRLAERVPDVTGVDLHGPSLDAARAAGGGVTYVEADVLTHPFPPASFDLVASVATLHHLDARAGLLRLAELVRPGGRLAVVGLARSASPRDLPYEVAAVAANAVARRRRGYWEHPSPTVWPPPATYAQMRVLVAEVLPGGRYRRHLYWRWSVVWTRPAA, from the coding sequence GTGACCGGCGGCGCCCCGGCCGCCGACGGCGACCGCGGGAACCACAACGCGCACTACCACCGCGTGGTCCTCGACGCCCTGCCCCCCGGCGCGCGCACCGCGCTCGACGTCGGCTGCGGCGAGGGCACGCTCGCCCGCCGCCTCGCGGAGCGCGTGCCGGACGTGACCGGCGTCGACCTCCACGGCCCGAGCCTCGACGCCGCTCGGGCGGCCGGCGGCGGCGTCACGTACGTCGAGGCGGACGTGCTCACGCACCCCTTCCCGCCGGCGTCGTTCGACCTCGTCGCGTCGGTCGCCACGCTGCACCACCTCGACGCGCGCGCCGGCCTGCTGCGCCTCGCCGAGCTCGTCCGGCCCGGTGGCCGGCTCGCGGTGGTCGGGCTGGCGCGCTCGGCGTCGCCGCGCGACCTGCCGTACGAGGTGGCGGCGGTGGCGGCGAACGCGGTGGCGCGCCGCCGCCGCGGCTACTGGGAGCACCCGTCTCCGACGGTCTGGCCGCCACCCGCGACGTACGCGCAGATGCGGGTGCTGGTGGCCGAGGTGCTACCGGGTGGCCGCTATCGGCGCCACCTGTACTGGCGTTGGTCGGTGGTCTGGACGCGCCCGGCCGCGTGA
- a CDS encoding cellulase family glycosylhydrolase — MNRRLWASATALVSTAALAVGLAAPAAAAPDPAARAPRQTAAEKTVAAMQPGWNLGNTLDSVGADETAWGNPRVTADLFDAVEDAGFNSVRIPATFGQHQGPAPEYAVDPVFLDRVEEVVDMALDEGLYVLLDVHHDSWQWVNQMPARHDEVVAQYDALWEQLAERFRDHSRRLLLESVNEPQFAGVDDAQAYALLDELNVRFHEIVRATGGRNADRVLVLPTLHTNAEQGRLDALTATFEALDDPNLAATVHYYGYWPFSVNVAGGYRYDATAQADTEGTFTRVHDSFVARGIPVILGEYGLLGFDRHTGTIEQGEKLKFFEHLGHLARTTGVTTMLWDNGQHLDRTTFEWQDPALFAQIEESWKRRSGTASTDQVFVTPGAVTDQTVTLQLHDYRVKDVRLDGRKLKDREYRLVGDQLTLPAALLERVVGTGAYGTRGVLEVRFSKGLPWRIEVVAADAPVLADATGTVEAFAVPTDFRGDRLATMEARYADGTNAGPHPWTSFKEFDVTFAPEDGHIVLRPAFFAEVTDGAPVSLTFHFWSGRTAEYTVTRTGTTVTGTVG, encoded by the coding sequence GTGAACCGACGCCTGTGGGCGAGCGCCACCGCGCTCGTCTCGACGGCGGCGCTGGCCGTCGGCCTCGCCGCCCCCGCGGCGGCCGCGCCCGACCCCGCGGCCCGCGCCCCGAGGCAGACCGCCGCCGAGAAGACCGTCGCCGCCATGCAGCCCGGCTGGAACCTCGGCAACACGCTCGACTCGGTCGGCGCCGACGAGACCGCGTGGGGCAACCCGCGGGTCACCGCGGACCTGTTCGACGCGGTCGAGGACGCCGGCTTCAACAGCGTCCGCATCCCGGCGACGTTCGGCCAGCACCAGGGCCCGGCGCCCGAGTACGCGGTGGACCCGGTCTTCCTCGACCGGGTCGAGGAGGTCGTCGACATGGCGCTCGACGAGGGCCTCTACGTCCTGCTCGACGTGCACCACGACTCGTGGCAGTGGGTCAACCAGATGCCGGCGCGGCACGACGAGGTCGTCGCGCAGTACGACGCCCTGTGGGAGCAGCTCGCCGAGCGCTTCCGCGACCACTCGCGCCGCCTGCTGCTGGAGAGCGTCAACGAGCCGCAGTTCGCGGGCGTCGACGACGCGCAGGCGTACGCGCTGCTCGACGAGCTGAACGTGCGGTTCCACGAGATCGTCCGCGCGACCGGCGGGCGCAACGCCGACCGCGTCCTCGTGCTGCCGACGCTGCACACGAACGCCGAGCAGGGCCGGCTCGACGCGCTCACCGCGACCTTCGAGGCGCTCGACGACCCGAACCTCGCCGCGACGGTCCACTACTACGGCTACTGGCCGTTCAGCGTGAACGTCGCGGGCGGTTACCGCTACGACGCGACCGCCCAGGCCGACACCGAGGGCACGTTCACGCGCGTGCACGACTCGTTCGTCGCCCGTGGCATCCCGGTGATCCTCGGTGAGTACGGCCTGCTGGGCTTCGACCGGCACACCGGCACGATCGAGCAGGGTGAGAAGCTGAAGTTCTTCGAGCACCTCGGCCACCTGGCCCGCACGACCGGCGTGACGACGATGCTGTGGGACAACGGCCAGCACCTCGACCGCACCACGTTCGAGTGGCAGGACCCGGCGCTGTTCGCGCAGATCGAGGAGTCCTGGAAGCGCCGCTCGGGCACGGCCTCGACCGACCAGGTCTTCGTCACCCCGGGCGCCGTCACCGACCAGACCGTCACGCTGCAGCTGCACGACTACCGCGTGAAGGACGTCCGCCTCGACGGGCGCAAGCTCAAGGACCGCGAGTACCGGCTCGTGGGTGACCAGCTGACGCTGCCCGCGGCGCTGCTCGAGCGGGTCGTCGGCACCGGTGCGTACGGCACGCGGGGCGTGCTCGAGGTCCGGTTCAGCAAGGGCCTGCCGTGGCGCATCGAGGTCGTCGCCGCGGACGCGCCCGTCCTGGCCGACGCGACCGGCACGGTCGAGGCCTTCGCGGTCCCGACCGACTTCCGCGGCGACCGCCTCGCGACGATGGAGGCGCGCTACGCCGACGGCACGAACGCCGGCCCGCACCCGTGGACGTCGTTCAAGGAGTTCGACGTGACGTTCGCACCGGAGGACGGCCACATCGTCCTGCGTCCCGCGTTCTTCGCGGAGGTCACCGACGGCGCACCGGTGTCGCTGACGTTCCACTTCTGGAGCGGCCGCACCGCCGAGTACACGGTGACGCGCACGGGCACCACGGTCACCGGCACCGTCGGCTGA
- a CDS encoding alpha/beta hydrolase: MSDTTGTRPDTIVLVHGLWMTPRSWEHWVPHYEAKGFTVLTPGYPGFEVEVEALRADPGVIARLTVPETVDHLARVVESVATPPVVIGHSFGGTLTQLLLARGLGAAGVAIDSAPTEGVRVTPISQARSLFPALKNPANRRGAIAFTPEEFHYAFTNTLSAEESRRVWERYAIPAPAHWVVEYGLIANFKPGHQDTWVDYDADRAPLLFVAGEKDHIMPPSVNRSNARHYHRSPAVTDYVELPGRDHWTCAAPGWEEVADLALDWALDHARVDRPWVTA, from the coding sequence ATGTCCGACACCACCGGCACCCGCCCCGACACGATCGTCCTGGTCCACGGGTTGTGGATGACCCCGCGCTCGTGGGAGCACTGGGTCCCCCACTACGAGGCGAAGGGCTTCACCGTCCTCACGCCCGGCTACCCCGGCTTCGAGGTCGAGGTCGAGGCGCTGCGCGCCGACCCCGGGGTGATCGCCCGGCTCACGGTCCCCGAGACGGTGGACCACCTGGCTCGCGTCGTCGAGTCGGTGGCGACGCCGCCCGTCGTCATCGGCCACTCGTTCGGCGGCACGCTGACGCAGCTGCTGCTGGCACGAGGCCTCGGGGCCGCCGGCGTGGCGATCGACTCCGCCCCGACGGAGGGCGTCCGCGTCACCCCGATCTCCCAGGCGCGGTCGCTGTTCCCCGCGCTGAAGAACCCGGCCAACCGCCGCGGGGCGATCGCCTTCACGCCGGAGGAGTTCCACTACGCGTTCACCAACACCCTCTCCGCGGAGGAGTCGCGGCGCGTGTGGGAGCGGTACGCGATCCCCGCCCCCGCGCACTGGGTCGTCGAGTACGGGCTCATCGCCAACTTCAAGCCCGGCCACCAGGACACGTGGGTCGACTACGACGCGGACCGCGCGCCGCTGCTGTTCGTCGCCGGCGAGAAGGACCACATCATGCCGCCGTCGGTGAACCGCTCGAACGCGCGGCACTACCACCGCTCCCCCGCGGTGACGGACTACGTCGAGCTGCCCGGCCGAGACCACTGGACGTGCGCCGCGCCGGGATGGGAGGAGGTCGCCGACCTCGCCCTCGACTGGGCGCTCGACCACGCCCGCGTCGACCGGCCGTGGGTGACCGCCTGA
- a CDS encoding YciI family protein, producing MADARTYLVMLWGDEAPWVAATPEQRAAAFADHGRFSDACAAGGHEILGGEELDTARTSTLVRPGGDGTEVVDGPYTETVEQLGGFYLVRTADLAGLQALVPIIMDGGTVEIRPVVPYVEEGS from the coding sequence ATGGCCGACGCACGCACGTACCTGGTGATGCTGTGGGGCGACGAGGCGCCGTGGGTGGCCGCGACGCCCGAGCAGCGCGCCGCCGCCTTCGCCGACCACGGCCGCTTCTCGGACGCCTGCGCGGCCGGCGGGCACGAGATCCTCGGTGGCGAGGAGCTGGACACGGCCCGTACCTCGACCCTCGTGCGCCCGGGCGGCGACGGCACCGAGGTCGTCGACGGCCCGTACACGGAGACGGTCGAGCAGCTCGGCGGGTTCTACCTGGTCCGCACGGCCGACCTCGCGGGCCTGCAGGCCCTCGTGCCGATCATCATGGACGGCGGGACGGTCGAGATCCGGCCCGTCGTGCCGTACGTGGAGGAGGGGTCCTGA
- a CDS encoding helix-turn-helix domain-containing protein, with protein sequence MPIVVDIDVMLARRKMSVGELADRVGITPANLAVLKNGRAKAVRFTTLEALCDALGCQPGDLLRHEPDGAAGADAEPTHDGRG encoded by the coding sequence ATGCCGATCGTCGTCGACATCGACGTCATGCTCGCGCGCCGCAAGATGTCGGTCGGCGAGCTCGCCGACCGCGTCGGCATCACGCCGGCCAACCTCGCGGTGCTGAAGAACGGGCGCGCCAAGGCGGTCCGGTTCACCACCCTCGAGGCGCTGTGCGACGCCCTGGGCTGCCAGCCCGGCGACCTGCTGCGGCACGAGCCGGACGGCGCGGCCGGCGCCGACGCCGAGCCGACGCACGACGGGCGCGGCTAG
- a CDS encoding lipase maturation factor family protein, whose product MGAVEWFDAEGYTIARAVVQRGVAAVYVLAFVAVLRQFRPLLGERGLLPVPAFTARVPFRAAPSLFHRWFSDRLVAVVGWVGVLVALTLVAGLPQQGPPWLPLLAFGVLWALYLSVVNVGQVFYGFGWESLLLEAGFLVAFLGSDEVAPPVTVLVLLWWLVLRLELGAGLIKWRGDPAWRDLTALYYHHETQPMPGPLSRLFHLLPRPLHRVEVLANHVTQLVVPFGLLVPGPVASTAAAVMVVTQLWLVLSGNFAWLNWLTIVLACAAIDDASWRWALGLVGVDVRVAPAAGDPPVRFVVVVLAVTVLCVWLSRHPLRNLLSRNQAMNAAFNVWHLVNAYGAFGSITRRRTEVVVEGTRDAEPTTATWHEYEFRGKPGDVRRLPRQYAPYHLRLDWGMWFLAIGSSAQLRWFVPFLGRLLEADRATLRLLAHDPFGGEPPRWVRAHLYRYRFATPAEHREIGQRWVREDDGLMVDAVDRARLARMHAGR is encoded by the coding sequence GTGGGTGCGGTGGAGTGGTTCGACGCCGAGGGGTACACGATCGCGCGGGCGGTCGTGCAGCGCGGGGTCGCGGCGGTGTACGTGCTGGCCTTCGTCGCGGTGCTGCGCCAGTTCCGTCCGCTGCTGGGCGAACGGGGCCTGCTGCCCGTGCCGGCGTTCACCGCGCGCGTGCCGTTCCGGGCCGCGCCGAGCCTGTTCCACCGGTGGTTCTCCGACCGGCTCGTCGCCGTGGTCGGGTGGGTCGGTGTGCTCGTGGCGCTGACGCTCGTCGCGGGGCTGCCGCAGCAGGGGCCGCCGTGGTTGCCGCTGCTCGCGTTCGGCGTGCTGTGGGCGCTGTACCTGTCGGTCGTCAACGTCGGGCAGGTGTTCTACGGGTTCGGCTGGGAGTCGCTGCTGCTCGAGGCGGGGTTCCTCGTCGCGTTCCTGGGGTCGGACGAGGTCGCGCCGCCGGTCACCGTGCTGGTGCTGCTCTGGTGGCTCGTCCTGCGGCTCGAGCTCGGCGCGGGGCTCATCAAGTGGCGCGGTGACCCCGCGTGGCGGGACCTGACGGCGCTGTACTACCACCACGAGACGCAGCCGATGCCCGGGCCGCTGAGCCGGCTGTTCCACCTGCTGCCGCGACCGCTGCACCGCGTCGAGGTGCTGGCGAACCACGTGACGCAGCTCGTCGTGCCGTTCGGGCTCCTCGTGCCGGGGCCCGTGGCGTCGACCGCAGCCGCCGTCATGGTCGTGACGCAGCTCTGGCTGGTCCTGTCGGGCAACTTCGCGTGGCTCAACTGGCTGACGATCGTGCTGGCCTGCGCGGCGATCGACGACGCGTCGTGGCGGTGGGCGCTCGGGCTCGTCGGCGTGGACGTGCGCGTCGCACCGGCCGCTGGTGACCCGCCCGTGCGGTTCGTCGTCGTCGTGCTCGCCGTCACGGTGCTGTGCGTGTGGCTGAGCCGGCACCCGCTGCGCAACCTGCTCTCCCGGAACCAGGCGATGAACGCGGCGTTCAACGTGTGGCACCTGGTCAACGCCTACGGCGCGTTCGGGTCCATCACCCGCCGGCGCACCGAGGTCGTCGTCGAGGGCACGCGCGACGCCGAGCCCACCACGGCCACCTGGCACGAGTACGAGTTCCGCGGCAAGCCCGGCGACGTGCGACGCCTCCCCCGCCAGTACGCGCCGTACCACCTGCGCCTCGACTGGGGCATGTGGTTCCTCGCCATCGGCTCGTCCGCGCAGCTGCGCTGGTTCGTGCCGTTCCTCGGCAGGCTCCTCGAGGCAGACCGGGCGACGCTGCGCCTGCTCGCGCACGACCCGTTCGGCGGCGAGCCGCCGCGCTGGGTGCGTGCGCACCTCTACCGCTACCGCTTCGCCACGCCGGCCGAGCACCGGGAGATCGGGCAGCGGTGGGTGCGCGAGGACGACGGGCTGATGGTCGACGCGGTGGACCGGGCGCGCCTCGCGCGGATGCACGCCGGCCGGTAG
- a CDS encoding type 1 glutamine amidotransferase domain-containing protein, with protein MPDTDLTGRRVLAVVTNYGVEQDELVVPVRHLRDAGAQVDVAAVEDGPIQTLVGDKDPGESVDPDVVLSAVDASGYDLLLLPGGTINADSLRLQDDAPALVQAFTADGRPVAAICHGPWALVEAGVLGGKTLTSYPSLRTDVRNAGGEWVDRSVVSDDAGGWTLVTSRTPDDLDDFLAAVDAALTGSR; from the coding sequence ATGCCCGACACCGACCTCACCGGCCGCCGCGTGCTCGCCGTCGTCACCAACTACGGCGTCGAGCAGGACGAGCTGGTCGTGCCCGTGCGGCACCTGCGCGACGCCGGCGCCCAGGTCGACGTCGCCGCCGTCGAGGACGGCCCGATCCAGACCCTCGTCGGCGACAAGGACCCGGGCGAGAGCGTCGACCCCGACGTCGTCCTGTCGGCCGTGGACGCGTCCGGCTACGACCTGCTGCTGCTGCCCGGCGGCACCATCAACGCCGACAGCCTGCGCCTGCAGGACGACGCCCCCGCGCTCGTGCAGGCCTTCACGGCCGACGGTCGCCCGGTGGCCGCGATCTGCCACGGCCCGTGGGCGCTGGTCGAGGCGGGCGTGCTCGGGGGCAAGACGCTGACGTCGTACCCGTCGCTGCGCACGGACGTCCGCAACGCGGGCGGCGAGTGGGTGGACCGGTCGGTGGTGAGCGACGACGCGGGCGGCTGGACGCTCGTCACGTCGCGCACCCCGGACGACCTGGACGACTTCCTCGCCGCGGTGGACGCGGCGCTCACGGGGTCGCGCTGA
- a CDS encoding 2-phosphosulfolactate phosphatase, protein MPSPRRPLPDQRPARVRLEWGAGGASALAGVGTLAVVVDVLSFSTAVTVACAGGTVVHPYPLRDPAGAAALAARLGATLAARRGDGRVSLSPASLRGLGPGRLVLPSPNGATVSLAAAAAGAGVVLGCLRNAAAVGRAAAEHLAADASHDVLVVPAGERWPDGSLRPALEDLLGAGAVVTALVGAAGESTTSPEAAAAATLWRSAPDPVDAVRRSTSGRELVDAGWGDDVRTATALDADACVPRLADDGAGPAFRP, encoded by the coding sequence ATGCCGTCGCCGCGCCGCCCCCTGCCCGACCAGCGGCCGGCCCGCGTCCGCCTCGAGTGGGGCGCGGGCGGCGCGTCCGCGCTGGCCGGCGTCGGCACGCTCGCCGTCGTCGTCGACGTGCTGTCCTTCTCGACGGCGGTCACCGTGGCGTGCGCCGGCGGGACCGTCGTCCACCCGTACCCGCTGCGGGACCCGGCTGGCGCGGCCGCGCTCGCGGCACGGCTCGGGGCGACGCTCGCCGCGCGCCGGGGTGACGGCCGCGTGTCACTCTCCCCCGCCTCGCTGCGCGGCCTCGGCCCGGGGCGGCTCGTCCTGCCGTCGCCCAACGGCGCGACCGTGAGCCTGGCGGCGGCCGCCGCCGGCGCCGGGGTGGTGCTCGGCTGCCTGCGCAACGCCGCCGCCGTCGGGCGCGCGGCGGCCGAGCACCTCGCCGCGGACGCGTCGCACGACGTGCTCGTGGTGCCGGCGGGCGAGCGCTGGCCGGACGGGAGCCTGCGCCCGGCCCTCGAGGACCTGCTCGGGGCGGGAGCGGTCGTGACCGCCCTGGTGGGGGCCGCGGGCGAGTCGACCACGTCGCCCGAGGCGGCGGCCGCCGCGACGCTCTGGCGGTCGGCGCCCGACCCCGTCGACGCCGTGCGCCGCAGCACGAGCGGCCGCGAGCTCGTCGACGCGGGGTGGGGCGACGACGTCCGGACGGCGACGGCGCTCGACGCCGACGCGTGCGTGCCGCGGCTCGCGGACGACGGGGCGGGGCCGGCCTTCCGTCCCTGA
- a CDS encoding HAD family hydrolase: protein MLSAVLVDLYGTLVADDDAPVADVCARLAARGRVPAATVAQAWDAHLWAAADSHGDDFRGLADLTHATLRHVAGLLGVPVDADAELAVLRAAWRRPRLLPDAREFLAGIDVPVCVVSDADRADACAAVAHHGLPVTTVVTSEDVRAYKPRPEPFRRALELLGVDAADVVHVGDSGAADVVGAAAVGIRTVHVDRAGRGLPPGVTATHGVRTLADVRRAF from the coding sequence ATGCTGAGCGCCGTGCTCGTCGACCTGTACGGCACGCTCGTGGCGGACGACGACGCGCCCGTCGCCGACGTGTGCGCCCGGTTGGCGGCGCGCGGGCGCGTACCCGCGGCGACCGTGGCGCAGGCGTGGGACGCCCACCTGTGGGCGGCGGCCGACAGCCACGGCGACGACTTCCGGGGCCTCGCCGACCTCACGCACGCGACGCTGCGGCACGTGGCCGGGCTGCTCGGCGTGCCCGTCGACGCCGACGCGGAGCTCGCGGTCCTGCGCGCGGCGTGGCGCCGGCCCCGGCTGCTGCCGGACGCCCGCGAGTTCCTGGCCGGCATCGACGTGCCCGTGTGCGTGGTGTCCGACGCGGACCGCGCGGACGCCTGTGCCGCCGTCGCGCACCACGGCCTGCCGGTGACCACGGTCGTGACGAGCGAGGACGTGCGTGCGTACAAGCCGCGGCCCGAGCCCTTCCGGCGGGCACTGGAGCTGCTGGGCGTCGATGCCGCGGACGTCGTCCACGTCGGCGACTCGGGCGCGGCGGACGTCGTCGGCGCCGCCGCCGTGGGCATCCGCACGGTGCACGTCGACCGGGCAGGCCGAGGGCTGCCACCCGGTGTCACCGCGACCCACGGCGTCCGGACGCTCGCCGACGTCCGCCGCGCGTTCTGA
- a CDS encoding NUDIX domain-containing protein, with amino-acid sequence MPVTSAGVLLHHAGPAPRVLLAHMGGPFWARKDARAWTVPKGLVERGEDVVTAALREFREEVGLPAPDLPTVELGAFRYASGKVVVVLAIEVPAGLVGSPDDPASDDLATRPGVSTIDMEWPPRSGRRATFPEVDRAAWCGLDDARERLVAGQVPAIDALVARGAGA; translated from the coding sequence ATGCCCGTCACCAGCGCCGGGGTCCTCCTGCACCACGCCGGCCCCGCGCCGCGCGTCCTGCTCGCCCACATGGGCGGGCCGTTCTGGGCGCGCAAGGACGCGCGCGCGTGGACCGTGCCCAAGGGGCTCGTCGAGCGGGGCGAGGACGTCGTGACCGCTGCGCTCCGGGAGTTCCGTGAGGAGGTCGGGCTGCCCGCGCCGGACCTGCCCACCGTCGAGCTGGGTGCGTTCCGGTACGCGTCCGGCAAGGTGGTCGTCGTCCTCGCGATCGAGGTGCCGGCCGGCCTCGTCGGCTCGCCCGACGACCCCGCGTCGGACGACCTCGCGACCCGGCCCGGCGTCAGCACGATCGACATGGAGTGGCCGCCGCGCTCGGGCCGGCGCGCGACGTTCCCCGAGGTGGACCGGGCCGCGTGGTGCGGCCTCGACGACGCGCGCGAGCGGCTCGTCGCCGGCCAGGTCCCCGCGATCGACGCGCTCGTCGCCCGGGGCGCGGGCGCGTGA